From the Macaca thibetana thibetana isolate TM-01 chromosome 12, ASM2454274v1, whole genome shotgun sequence genome, one window contains:
- the PHOSPHO2 gene encoding pyridoxal phosphate phosphatase PHOSPHO2, with protein sequence MKILLVFDFDNTIIDDNSDTWIVQCAPNKKLPIELRDSYQKGFWTEFMGRVFKYLGDKGVREHEMKRAVTSLPFTPGMVELFNFIRKNKDKFDCIIISDSNSVFIDWVLKAASFHDVFDKVFTNPAAFNSSGHLTVENYHTHSCNRCPKNLCKKVVLIEFVDKQLQQGVNYTQIVYIGDGGNDVCPVTFLKNDDVAMPRKGYTLQKTLSRMSQNLEPMEYSVVVWSSGVDIISHLQFLIKD encoded by the coding sequence ATGAAAATTTTGCTAGTTTTTGACTTTGACAATACGATCATAGATGACAATAGTGACACTTGGATTGTACAATGTGCTCCCAACAAAAAACTTCCTATTGAACTACGTGATTCTTATCAAAAAGGATTTTGGACAGAATTTATGGGCAGAGTCTTTAAGTATTTGGGAGATAAAGGTGTAAGAGAACATGAAATGAAAAGAGCAGTGACATCATTGCCTTTCACTCCAGGGATGGTGGAACTCTTCAACTTTATAAGAAAGAATAAGGATAAATTTGACTGCATTATTATTTCAGATTCAAATTCGGTCTTCATAGATTGGGTTTTAAAAGCTGCCAGTTTTCATGATGTATTTGATAAAGTGTTTACAAATCCAGCAGCTTTTAATAGCAGTGGTCATCTCACTGTGGAAAATTATCATACTCATTCTTGCAATAGATGCCCAAAGAATCTTTGCAAAAAGGTAGTTTTGATAGAATTTGTAGATAAACAGTTACAACAGGGAGTGAATTATACACAAATTGTTTATATTGGTGATGGTGGAAATGATGTCTGTCCAGTCACCTTTTTAAAGAATGATGATGTTGCCATGCCACGGAAAGGATATACCTTACAGAAAACTCTTTCCAGAATGTCTCAAAATCTTGAGCCTATGGAATATTCTGTTGTAGTTTGGTCCTCAGGTGTTGATATAATTTCTCATTTACAATTTCTAATAAAGGATTAA